The following proteins are encoded in a genomic region of Primulina huaijiensis isolate GDHJ02 chromosome 3, ASM1229523v2, whole genome shotgun sequence:
- the LOC140973446 gene encoding CLIP-associated protein-like isoform X1 — MEEALELARAKDTKERMAGVERLHQLLEVSRKTYTASEVTSLVDVCLDLLRDNNFRVCQGALQALASAAVLSGEHLKLHFNALVPAVVERFGDAKQPVRDAARRLLLTLMEVSSPTIIVERAGTYAWAHKSWKVREEFARTVTSAIGLFASTELPLQRAILPPILQMMNDTNPGVRESATSCIEEMYTQAGSQFCEELHRHNLPTTMLKDINARLEKIEPKVRSSDVITSNFSSNETKPVSLNLKKSSPKVKCSTRDVSLFGADGDITEKPVEPIKVYSEKELIREFEKIGTTLVPDKDWSIRIAAMQRVEGLVIGGGADYLCFRGLLKQLVGPLSSQLSDRRSSIVKQACHLLNLLSKELLGDFEACAEVFILVLFKLVVITVLVIAESADNCIKTMLRNCKVSRALPRIVDSAKNDRSAVLRARCCEYALLVLEYWADAPEIQRSAENYEDLIRCCIADAMSEVRSTARACYRMFTKTWPERSRRLFLSFDAVVQRVINDEDGGMHRRHASPSVRDRGSNTPFTSQTYVPSNIPGYGTSAIVAMDRSGNIPSGTSLPSGLLLSQAKSAGKVTERSLESVLHSSKQKVSAIESMLKGLDIGKSRSSSLDLGVDPPSSRDLPFPLAVPASHSLMHSSVDMMSSVSTGNSRNGGLVLSDIITQIQASKDLGKLSYLSNVGSEPLSVHSSYSAKRTTEKAQDRGFTQETEFKESKRYLNSYTDRQSLETPYKDANYRDSQNYYVPNFQRPLLGKNASGRMSVGRRRSFDDSQLSLGDVSSYVEGPASLNDALSEGLHTSSDWNARVAAFNFIHSLLQQGPREIQEILQNFEKVMKLFFQHLDDPHHKVAQAALSTLADLIPACKKRFENFMERILPHVFSRLIDPKELVRQPCSTTLDIVGKTYGTDALLPALLRSLDEQRSPKAKLAVIEFAIGSFNKHIPTSEGSANSGILKLWLTKLTPLVRDKNTKLKEAAITCIISVYTRFDPAAVLYFILSLSVDEQNSLRRALKKHTPRIEVDLMNFLQSKKEKHGKSSYDPSDVVGTLSEEGYIGGSRKSYMFGKYSSGSVDSDGGRKWRSLQDASHVTGSIINFKSDDNQEILHQDILETNLNPDVSFSNYKNLKSGSDMLNDNKGTWDIDNCANTEITSTSCLDINGHGGSDHLPNSEDSGFDTVPSSESTVDHHLKLPALSLNSAAEQGPSIPQILHLICNGNDESMTANKRGALQQLVEVSISNDHTIWGKYFNQILTAVLELLDDSDPSICEMVLSLIVEMLKNQKKSMEDSVEILIEKLLHVTKDNAPKVSSESEHCLTMVLSQYDPFRCLSVIVPLLVTEDERTLITCINCLTKLVGKLSQEELMGQLQSFLPALFDAFGSQSADVRKTVVFCLVDVYIMLGKAFLPYLEGLNSTQLRLVTIYANRISQARTGAPIDAAQ, encoded by the exons ATGGAGGAGGCGCTGGAGTTGGCGCGTGCGAAGGACACTAAGGAGAGGATGGCTGGCGTCGAGCGTCTCCACCAACTGCTCGAAGTGTCGAGGAAGACATATACGGCTTCCGAGGTGACGTCACTCGTGGATGTATGTTTAGATCTTCTGAGAGACAACAATTTTCGAGTTTGTCAGGGTGCTCTACAGGCGCTGGCCTCGGCCGCCGTGCTCTCCGGCGAGCATTTGAAACTCCACTTCAACGCGCTTGTTCCCGCCGTGGTCGAGAGATTTGGTGATGCCAAGCAGCCTGTCAGAGATGCTGCTAGAAGGCTTCTGCTTACTCTAATGGAG GTGTCTTCCCCAACAATCATTGTTGAAAGAGCAGGGACATATGCTTGGGCTCACAAAAGCTGGAAAGTTCGAGAAGAATTTGCTCGTACAGTCACATCGGCGATTGGTCTCTTTGCATCCACGGAACTACCTCTTCAACGTGCTATTCTTCCACCT ATTTTGCAGATGATGAATGACACAAATCCTGGTGTAAGGGAATCGGCTACTTCTTGTATTGAG GAGATGTATACTCAAGCTGGATCACAATTCTGTGAGGAACTGCATAGGCATAATCTACCTACAACAATG TTAAAAGATATAAATGCCAGATTGGAAAAAATCGAGCCAAAGGTTCGCTCGTCTGATGTGATTACGAGCAATTTCTCTTCCAATGAGACTAAGCCTGTGAGCCTTAATCTGAAAAAAAGCAGCCCCAAGGTCAAATGTTCGACTCGCGATGTTTCTCTCTTCGGAG CAGATGGTGATATAACAGAGAAACCTGTTGAACCAATAAAAGTGTATTCAGAAAAGGAGCTCATCAGGGAGTTTGAGAAGATTGGTACAACCCTTGTGCCAGATAAAGATTGGTCAATACGAATAGCAGCAATGCAGAGAGTTGAAGGTCTTGTCATTGGAG GTGGAGCTGATTACCTTTGCTTTCGTGGACTTCTCAAGCAGTTGGTTGGTCCTTTGAGCTCACAACTATCTGATCGGCGATCTAGCATTGTGAAACAA GCATGCCATTTGTTGAACTTACTATCAAAAGAACTCTTGGGCGACTTTGAGGCATGTGCTGAGGTGTTCATTCTG GTCCTTTTCAAGCTTGTTGTGATTACAGTGCTTGTAATCGCAGAATCAGCAGATAACTGCATAAAAACG ATGCTACGCAACTGCAAAGTTTCCCGTGCACTTCCTCGGATTGTCGACTCTGCAAAGAATGATCGCAGTGCTGTACTTCGTGCGAG GTGCTGTGAATATGCGCTTCTAGTCCTTGAATATTGGGCCGATGCACCTGAGATTCAACGTTCAGCTGAGAACTATGAAGACTTGATCAGATGTTGTATTGCAGATGCAATGAGTGAG GTACGATCTACTGCAAGGGCATGCTATAGAATGTTTACAAAAACCTGGCCTGAGCGTTCACGCCGCCTGTTTTTGTCTTTTGATGCCGTAGTTCAAAGG GTAATAAACGATGAGGATGGAGGAATGCATAGAAGACATGCTTCTCCTTCTGTTCGGGACAGGGGTTCAAACACGCCATTCACCTCTCAGACCTATGTACCATCCAACATACCTGGTTATGGGACTTCTGCTATAGTTGCAATGGATAGAAGTGGAAATATACCTTCGGGAACATCTCTTCCCTCAGGACTACTACTCTCACAAGCCAAGTCTGCGGGTAAAGTCACAGAGCGCAGTCTTGAAAGCGTGCTGCACTCAAGCAAACAAAAGGTCTCTGCTATTGAGAGTATGCTGAAAGGTTTGGATATAGGGAAAAGCCGATCCTCTAGTTTGGACCTAG GAGTTGACCCACCATCTTCTCGAGATCTGCCGTTTCCCCTTGCTGTTCCAGCTTCACATAGTCTTATGCATTCTTCAGTAGATATGATGTCTAGTGTTTCTACAGGTAATAGTCGCAATGGAGGCTTGGTGTTGTCTGATATCATCACTCAAATTCAGGCTTCTAAAGATTTGGGTAAACTTTCGTATCTCAGTAATGTGGGAAGTGAACCTTTGTCAGTACATTCATCTTACTCAGCCAAGAGAACTACTGAAAAAGCACAAGATAGAGGTTTTACTCAAGAAACTGAGTTTAAGGAGTCAAAACGATATTTGAACTCTTATACTGACAGGCAATCCTTGGAAACTCCATATAAAGATGCTAATTATAGAGATTCCCAAAATTATTACGTGCCAAATTTTCAGCGTCCACTTCTAGGAAAGAATGCATCTGGACGAATGTCAGTGGGGAGGAGAAGGAGTTTTGATGATAGTCAGCTATCACTAGGAGATGTATCGAGCTACGTGGAAGGTCCAGCTTCACTTAATGATGCTCTGAGTGAGGGGCTCCACACTAGTTCAGATTGGAATGCCCGTGTTGCGGCATTTAATTTTATTCACTCACTGCTACAGCAAGGTCCGAGAGAAATTCAAGAAATACTGCAAAACTTTGAGAAGGTTATGAAGCTGTTTTTCCAGCATTTGGATGATCCTCATCATAAAGTTGCACAAGCTGCCCTCTCCACTCTCGCAGATCTTATTCCTGCATGTAAAAAacgttttgaaaattttatggaGAGGATATTACCACATGTCTTCTCACGGTTGATAGATCCTAAAGAATTAGTTAGGCAACCTTGCTCAACGACATTGGATATTGTTGGGAAAACATATGGCACTGATGCACTTCTGCCTGCTTTGCTCCGTTCACTGGATGAGCAGCGTTCTCCTAAGGCAAAATTAGCAGTTATTGAGTTTGCTATAGGTTCATTTAACAAACATATACCTACTTCTGAAGGATCTGCAAATAGTGGCATCCTTAAGTTATGGCTTACCAAATTAACACCTTTGGTCCGCGATaaaaatacaaaactgaaaGAAGCAGCTATCACATGTATAATATCTGTTTATACCCGTTTTGACCCAGCGGcagtattatattttattcttagCTTATCTGTTGATGAGCAGAATTCATTAAGACGAGCCCTTAAAAAGCATACTCCACGAATTGAAGTAGATTTGATGAATTTTCTACAGAGCAAGAAAGAGAAACATGGCAAGTCCTCTTATGATCCATCTGATGTGGTTGGAACATTGTCTGAAGAAGGATATATTGGAGGTTCAAGGAAGAGCTACATGTTTGGAAAGTATTCTTCTGGTTCTGTAGACAGCGATGGTGGTAGGAAGTGGAGGTCTCTTCAAGATGCATCGCATGTTACAGGGTCTATTATTAACTTCAAATCTGATGATAATCAAGAGATCTTGCATCAAGATATTTTGGAGACTAATTTAAACCCTGATGTTTCCTtttcaaattacaaaaatttgaaaagtggCTCTGATATGCTCAACGATAACAAAGGAACTTGGGATATTGATAACTGTGCTAACACGGAGATTACTTCAACCTCATGTTTGGACATAAATGGGCATGGTGGATCTGATCATCTGCCAAATTCTGAAGACTCAGGGTTTGATACTGTACCTTCATCTGAATCTACAGTAGATCATCATCTCAAGCTTCCTGCTTTAAGTCTGAACTCTGCAGCAGAACAGGGACCTAGCATTCCCCAGATTCTTCATTTG ATATGTAACGGGAATGACGAAAGCATGACAGCTAACAAGCGTGGTGCACTTCAACAGTTAGTTGAAGTTTCTATATCTAATGACCACACTATTTGGGGCAAG TACTTCAATCAGATATTAACGGCTGTACTCGAATTGCTGGATGACTCTGATCCATCCATTTGCGAGATGGTACTTTCTCTGATCGTTGAAATGCTGAAGAATCAG AAAAAATCTATGGAGGATTCTGTTGAGATTTTAATTGAAAAGCTGCTTCATGTGACAAAGGACAATGCTCCAAAG GTATCCAGTGAATCGGAGCATTGCTTGACCATGGTTTTGTCACAATATGACCCATTTAGATGCTTAAGT GTTATTGTTCCTTTGCTGGTTACTGAAGATGAGAGAACTCTTATAACATGCATAAATTGTTTGACGAAG CTTGTAGGTAAACTCTCCCAAGAGGAACTTATGGGTCAGTTGCAATCGTTTTTACCTGCTCTTTTTGATGCTTTTGGGAGCCAAAGTGCAGATGTTCGGAAG ACTGTCGTTTTCTGTCTAGTTGACGTATATATCATGCTTGGAAAAGCGTTTTTGCCTTACTTGGAGGGGCTTAACAGCACACAACTACGATTGGTTACTATTTACGCAAACCGGATATCCCAGGCGAGGACTGGTGCTCCGATTGATGCTGCACAATAA